A window of Synechococcus sp. MEDNS5 contains these coding sequences:
- a CDS encoding DUF3104 domain-containing protein, whose protein sequence is MSEEHSPLPKPLDPEHRPIFLGLKPGMTVIVRHDSLVGETQDKDWWMGLVLHCNGGARDPAIFTLFQIADVDTGVVRWVNADLVTHVLPKGLNGSRGSAA, encoded by the coding sequence ATGTCCGAAGAGCACTCCCCGCTCCCAAAGCCGCTGGATCCTGAGCACCGTCCAATCTTCCTTGGCTTAAAGCCAGGCATGACCGTGATCGTGCGACACGATTCCCTGGTGGGAGAAACGCAGGACAAAGACTGGTGGATGGGACTTGTGCTCCACTGCAACGGAGGAGCGAGGGATCCAGCCATCTTTACGCTGTTCCAGATCGCTGATGTGGACACGGGTGTTGTCCGTTGGGTCAACGCTGATCTGGTGACCCACGTATTACCGAAAGGCCTGAATGGGTCGAGGGGGTCTGCTGCCTGA
- a CDS encoding DUF6790 family protein codes for MPLTNNPKVSKVLLQLTWIIGGIGFWNAFNSIGSGDVETATQWISGWAIGGVGLLSFIRHAVFHRSDAVRMGWDYGQRNDFQLEVGFANLAWGVVAIVGIFQGWDTETLGALVLLVGIYMLQAAVLHLLELKEVKNPRYGSKLANLAYAICTFWFAIKALS; via the coding sequence ATGCCTTTAACAAACAATCCAAAAGTATCCAAAGTGTTATTGCAGCTCACATGGATTATCGGTGGCATTGGCTTCTGGAATGCTTTCAACTCCATTGGTTCTGGAGATGTCGAAACTGCAACTCAATGGATATCAGGGTGGGCTATCGGAGGCGTAGGACTTTTGTCCTTTATTCGGCATGCCGTCTTTCACAGAAGCGATGCGGTGCGAATGGGCTGGGACTATGGACAACGAAACGACTTTCAGCTTGAAGTTGGTTTTGCAAATCTCGCATGGGGTGTTGTAGCCATCGTTGGCATTTTCCAAGGATGGGATACAGAAACCCTTGGGGCATTGGTGCTACTCGTCGGAATCTATATGCTCCAAGCGGCAGTTTTACACCTTCTTGAGTTGAAAGAAGTTAAAAATCCCAGATACGGAAGCAAACTTGCAAATTTAGCGTATGCAATATGTACGTTTTGGTTTGCAATCAAGGCTCTTTCTTAA
- a CDS encoding tetratricopeptide repeat protein, translating into MNICALKTPVNTTKPSFTRTHPIPRRTTAIAAALSVLALGSPLITACSNPLAVNSFNSGLDKYNQGDYQGAIADYNKAIEINPQYAGAYINRGNSKYRSGDLQGAIADFNKAIEIDPREDKAYNNRGNSKLKLGDVQGAIADYNKAIEINPQDANAYNNRGSTKDDSEDYQGAIADYNKAIEVNPQYVSAYNNRGNSKRKLGDVQGASADYNKAIEIDPKYATAYSNRSLSKYALGDKKGACDDARKAADLGDERSAERVKECLAMGF; encoded by the coding sequence ATGAATATCTGTGCGCTCAAAACGCCTGTGAATACGACTAAACCTTCCTTCACAAGAACCCATCCAATACCACGCAGGACCACTGCCATTGCTGCAGCATTGTCTGTGCTTGCTCTTGGGTCGCCGTTGATTACCGCTTGTTCTAACCCTTTGGCGGTCAATTCGTTTAATAGTGGATTGGATAAATATAACCAAGGTGATTATCAAGGAGCAATTGCTGATTACAATAAGGCAATAGAGATTAATCCTCAGTATGCCGGTGCTTACATTAATCGTGGCAATTCTAAGTACAGATCAGGGGATCTTCAAGGCGCAATTGCTGATTTCAATAAGGCAATAGAGATTGATCCACGGGAAGACAAAGCTTACAATAATCGTGGCAATTCTAAGCTCAAACTTGGGGATGTTCAAGGCGCAATTGCTGATTACAATAAGGCAATAGAGATTAATCCTCAGGATGCCAATGCTTACAACAATCGTGGTTCTACCAAGGATGATTCAGAAGATTATCAAGGAGCGATTGCTGATTACAATAAGGCAATAGAGGTTAATCCGCAGTATGTCTCTGCTTATAACAATCGTGGCAATTCTAAGCGCAAACTTGGGGATGTTCAAGGCGCAAGTGCTGATTACAATAAGGCAATAGAGATCGATCCTAAGTATGCCACTGCATACTCTAATCGTAGTCTGTCCAAGTATGCACTTGGAGATAAAAAAGGTGCCTGTGATGATGCGAGAAAAGCAGCAGATCTTGGTGATGAACGCTCTGCTGAACGAGTTAAAGAATGTTTGGCAATGGGTTTTTGA
- a CDS encoding response regulator transcription factor has protein sequence MAMKRGGVYYPPAIRETAAFPIKQLPDLSARELDVLKQLCLGLSNKAIAEELVLSTETIKSYVSQIIGKMGATDRLSCVVMAIRSGF, from the coding sequence ATGGCGATGAAACGGGGCGGCGTCTATTACCCGCCCGCCATCCGTGAAACGGCTGCATTTCCGATCAAGCAGTTACCCGACCTGAGTGCCCGTGAGCTTGATGTCTTGAAGCAGCTCTGCCTTGGGCTCTCTAATAAAGCCATTGCAGAGGAGCTGGTCCTTTCAACAGAGACTATCAAGAGTTACGTCTCCCAAATCATTGGAAAGATGGGTGCAACGGACAGGCTTAGCTGTGTCGTAATGGCGATACGGTCTGGTTTCTAG
- a CDS encoding exodeoxyribonuclease V subunit gamma: protein MLRIYRSNRAELLAQLLAQDLNLNPPAPFEQVEVVVNTWPTSRWLGERLASFNGISALVRFPFPGSRLRQLVQAVLSTEPPVDDPWRAERLVWTVLAVLPQLMQREEAEQLRQWWDSHRTASEVLSREQWLLARQLADAVDDYALYRPQEIAGWMAGDDGGNLPDVLRWQPLLVRALADRLPSDPFGLQVQRAIDQLRLGQAPATPLPKGLRLFGLSNLAPVQIDLLQALAGVMQVELYLLTPCPDLWERSARRRRQLGENWTASPDGTWLIEAPKLEAILGRMGGEFQLLLEGSGDCLLSSTDQADLFADPVAMAASEGRQGSLLEQLQQQLASTEHIRLQRKSSDRSLLFMGCAGPWREVQLVRDHILHWMADDPTLQPRDILVMTPDVERYAPLLASVLSDQDATGVDLPWRLTDRSQQNSPGLQQAFMTLLQLSAERLTATGLEALMTNPAFLSLQGLEAQEAMDITAALQRSGFRWGLDREERHGDDTHSLRWCLDRWLIGLILPDEPGLALGTCAPALPDLSLQQLERWWPLLDQVARSISQLRQSGSCSEWVERLRRLLSDLFGDGGTWDWELQAIQQCLDSWVLQAGHCELNLETTVVIAVLEEALSADSGRFGHRSGAMTVSALEPMRAIPHRVIVLMGLDAASFPRTQERPGFHLLERQRRLGDPSSTDQDRYVLLEALLSSRQHLLISWSSRDERRGDTLPPCPPVQQWLSLLRQELSEEAMAQVLIEPPANPLDAANFIPAKTDALSCDRRLLQARQCLDDPQRPAPGRAPLGLALPIHWTLKAKPAAAHANTLNSDQVEQLERWLQAPQRAWLRQRGIEAGEWCDAVEDRSPLALPERALRAVITERLRDELDGLTRDPEARWDISKSGDWMRWSCGRGLLPPGAGGALDDSRLEQRWQNLQTALFSIGPLQQPPRWEGLAIPPLPKAGETAVMISASKLQARTVLEGWFKHLLNQRQGRGSPTVVVCRGDSSSKAETFSIAMRWMPMEPQLADGLLSDLFALADEGLRICWPIPPESGLARAVTLAKGKDVADRAFSTCWHGGVKRWAERERSDLQACFGEGCDAEHLLNSPGFDSAFDSLYAPLLEARSQ from the coding sequence TTGCTAAGGATTTATCGCAGCAACAGAGCAGAGCTTCTGGCTCAGCTCCTCGCCCAGGATCTCAATCTGAACCCTCCCGCACCTTTCGAACAGGTGGAGGTTGTGGTCAACACCTGGCCTACGAGCCGTTGGCTTGGCGAACGACTGGCCAGCTTCAACGGAATCAGCGCCCTCGTGCGCTTCCCTTTTCCCGGGAGCCGCCTCCGCCAACTGGTGCAAGCCGTGCTGAGCACGGAGCCCCCAGTTGATGATCCCTGGCGAGCCGAACGGTTGGTCTGGACGGTGCTCGCTGTGCTTCCGCAACTGATGCAACGCGAGGAGGCTGAACAGCTCAGGCAGTGGTGGGACAGTCACCGCACTGCATCCGAGGTTCTGTCGCGGGAGCAGTGGTTGCTCGCACGCCAACTGGCGGATGCGGTGGATGATTACGCGCTTTACCGACCTCAGGAAATCGCCGGCTGGATGGCCGGCGATGACGGGGGAAACCTCCCGGACGTTCTGCGCTGGCAGCCGCTTCTCGTGCGTGCGCTCGCTGACCGGCTTCCAAGCGATCCCTTCGGCTTACAGGTTCAACGGGCCATTGATCAACTCCGCTTGGGGCAAGCGCCAGCCACACCGCTGCCGAAGGGTCTGAGGCTGTTCGGTCTCAGCAATCTCGCCCCAGTGCAGATTGATCTGCTTCAGGCGCTTGCCGGGGTGATGCAGGTGGAGCTTTATTTGCTCACGCCCTGTCCGGATCTGTGGGAGCGATCAGCGCGAAGACGGCGCCAACTGGGGGAGAACTGGACCGCATCCCCAGATGGAACCTGGCTGATCGAGGCCCCGAAACTGGAAGCCATCCTCGGCCGCATGGGAGGGGAATTCCAGCTGCTGCTGGAGGGCAGTGGCGACTGTCTGCTCAGCAGCACGGATCAGGCTGATCTGTTTGCCGACCCGGTGGCGATGGCAGCCTCCGAAGGCCGGCAGGGGTCCTTGCTGGAGCAGCTGCAACAGCAGCTCGCAAGCACCGAACACATTCGATTGCAGCGCAAGAGCTCCGATCGCTCCTTGCTGTTCATGGGCTGTGCAGGTCCTTGGCGGGAAGTGCAGCTGGTTCGGGATCACATTCTTCACTGGATGGCCGACGATCCCACACTTCAACCACGGGACATCCTCGTGATGACGCCTGATGTTGAGCGTTATGCACCGCTGCTGGCCTCCGTGCTCTCTGACCAGGACGCCACCGGAGTGGATCTGCCCTGGCGCCTCACCGACCGCAGTCAGCAGAACAGCCCTGGATTGCAGCAGGCCTTCATGACCCTGCTTCAGCTCAGTGCGGAGCGTCTCACCGCCACCGGACTGGAAGCACTGATGACCAATCCGGCGTTTCTCAGTCTTCAGGGTCTCGAAGCACAGGAGGCGATGGACATCACCGCTGCCTTGCAACGCAGCGGCTTCCGTTGGGGGCTCGATCGTGAGGAACGCCATGGCGATGACACCCACAGCCTGCGCTGGTGCCTGGATCGCTGGCTCATCGGCCTGATCCTCCCCGATGAGCCTGGCCTGGCACTCGGCACCTGTGCTCCCGCTTTGCCGGATCTGAGCCTTCAGCAGCTCGAGCGCTGGTGGCCGCTCCTGGATCAGGTCGCACGATCGATCTCTCAGTTGCGCCAAAGCGGAAGCTGCTCTGAGTGGGTGGAACGGTTGCGGCGGCTGCTCTCCGATCTCTTCGGCGACGGTGGTACCTGGGACTGGGAACTGCAAGCCATCCAGCAATGCCTGGACAGCTGGGTGCTGCAGGCAGGCCACTGCGAACTCAACCTGGAAACCACAGTGGTGATCGCGGTTCTCGAGGAAGCACTTTCGGCCGACAGTGGCCGCTTCGGGCACCGCAGCGGTGCCATGACCGTGAGCGCCCTCGAACCAATGCGTGCCATTCCCCATCGGGTCATCGTGCTCATGGGGCTGGATGCCGCCTCCTTTCCTCGTACACAGGAACGCCCGGGATTTCATCTGCTGGAGCGGCAGCGGAGGCTTGGGGATCCAAGCAGTACGGATCAGGATCGCTACGTGCTGCTCGAGGCGCTGCTCTCCTCCCGTCAGCACCTGTTGATCAGCTGGAGCAGCCGTGATGAACGACGCGGAGACACGCTGCCACCCTGTCCGCCCGTGCAGCAGTGGCTCAGCCTGCTGCGACAGGAGCTCAGCGAGGAGGCGATGGCCCAGGTGCTGATCGAACCACCGGCCAACCCACTGGACGCAGCCAACTTCATCCCTGCCAAAACGGATGCGTTGAGCTGTGATCGTCGCCTGCTTCAGGCCAGGCAGTGCCTCGATGATCCGCAACGCCCGGCTCCAGGTCGTGCCCCCCTCGGCCTCGCCCTGCCCATTCACTGGACCCTGAAAGCGAAGCCCGCGGCAGCGCACGCCAACACGCTGAACAGCGACCAAGTGGAACAGCTGGAACGCTGGCTGCAGGCTCCCCAACGGGCCTGGCTCCGGCAGCGGGGCATCGAAGCTGGGGAATGGTGTGATGCCGTTGAAGATCGATCACCGCTGGCCCTACCGGAACGAGCACTCCGCGCCGTGATCACCGAGCGCCTGCGTGATGAGCTCGATGGGCTCACGAGAGACCCTGAAGCCCGGTGGGACATCTCCAAATCTGGAGACTGGATGCGATGGAGCTGCGGCCGGGGGCTGCTGCCGCCTGGGGCTGGGGGGGCGCTGGACGACAGCCGCCTGGAACAGCGCTGGCAAAACCTGCAGACCGCCCTGTTCAGCATCGGCCCCCTGCAGCAACCTCCGCGATGGGAGGGGCTCGCGATTCCACCACTGCCAAAGGCGGGGGAGACCGCTGTGATGATCAGCGCCTCCAAGCTTCAGGCCCGCACCGTGCTCGAGGGCTGGTTCAAGCATCTGCTGAACCAGCGGCAGGGCAGAGGCTCTCCGACCGTGGTGGTCTGCCGCGGTGACAGCAGCAGCAAAGCCGAGACGTTCTCCATCGCCATGCGCTGGATGCCAATGGAGCCGCAGCTGGCTGATGGATTGCTCAGCGACCTGTTTGCACTGGCTGATGAGGGGCTCCGGATCTGCTGGCCGATCCCCCCGGAAAGCGGACTGGCCAGGGCTGTCACCCTGGCCAAAGGCAAGGATGTAGCCGACCGCGCCTTCAGCACCTGCTGGCATGGCGGGGTCAAGCGTTGGGCAGAACGGGAGCGAAGTGATCTCCAGGCCTGTTTCGGTGAGGGTTGTGATGCGGAACATCTCCTGAACAGCCCAGGATTCGACAGCGCATTCGACAGCCTGTATGCCCCGCTTCTCGAGGCCAGAAGCCAATGA
- a CDS encoding UvrD-helicase domain-containing protein, translating into MTGQEEARTIRFEPNRYPLTPGLRLLEASAGTGKTFALAHLAMRLVVERELKLDALLVVTFTEAAADELRDRIGKRLDGALQGLLRLEQGDDGGTTASDAVLQEWLEEHGRDRAGRRNKASLLLEALEALERADITTIHGFCRRTLRRQALESGRSLDLSLDDDPQTLVEEVAHDLWREQVLTLDPGDVAGLLQTGLREETLTAELLRLDGDCGVCIAEDAEAINPEDALRDVFPLWLKQRWLHFCELWSSESAELEQCLRDCAQEWHSLGCKDTKPYSRKPTKNRAALLSSWLDSTGDTQSLLIRYADVRNQAILGTFFHPGVFSKTARKCGETTPSLPRPELMQAIAALWDGPGEQTWRYLLKRGLHEIDQRRQRRGVVGFSGLLDALNPTDPSRSQAWITALRTRYKVALIDEFQDTDPLQWKLLHQSFASSDHLLLMVGDPKQAIYRFRGGDLNTYKSARDQVDRIDDLLDNRRTTPPLMEAMNRLMSPGLKHSELTVPAVSAKASCTPLTLPADEAPLQVLAFNPDDAGGSRSRTDLEASIPFDAADLLLQILGNDTSLTPADLCILVSRHRQAEAIRDQLSRVGLPSRLISPGDVLSSRGASELQWFLDGLARPADNERLRRLAAGALMQWPADTLEACDRNGQLDLFAAKLQALADALPRLGLMGCLAQLLEGETLADLSTRGRLLGDLQQCARLVQDSMHRQGLNAAGGADWLRRQRLHPPDNVPEQRQPYSDLAASAVAVVTVHRSKGLQYPVVICPYLWEAPSPGKGPLWRLPAGDRSGSWRVALNPHWGSGQAAACADDLDCRAEAERLAYVAVTRAERHLVLFSAGEANPSGNPLDSWLDALVGDDDPRISVHHPRSIPPNLRWSPSRKPQSLQCGPVPKEAMDRSWGRSSYSAWIASASSPHQSNRNNPLELEEGRDVDAGTDAPSTRAPDEGSCGEPLPRTGFLGTFPRGASAGDCLHRILEQIPFDQPIEQPSNHELVERELSRSGLDLTLKDDVLKAINTVLHSPLGGPLSSLRLADLHNGRRLHELSFDLPVAHTGRAVRASALASAFRSDPHRRFGADYAAQLEALHIHSRGFLTGSIDLVFTDGDDLTTARWWVADWKSNWIGERDGGGQPLHCGPRHYTQSAMEEQMFQHHYPLQAHLYLVALHRFLQWRLVDYSPDRHLGGYAYVFLRGVSERGGSGVIIEPAPLQRIESLNQLLQGIQP; encoded by the coding sequence ATGACAGGCCAAGAGGAAGCACGCACCATCCGGTTTGAGCCGAACCGCTACCCGCTCACCCCGGGGCTGAGATTGCTGGAGGCCAGCGCAGGCACCGGCAAAACCTTTGCCTTGGCCCATTTAGCAATGCGGCTTGTGGTGGAAAGAGAGCTCAAACTCGATGCACTCCTTGTGGTGACGTTCACAGAAGCAGCGGCCGATGAACTGCGCGACCGCATCGGCAAGCGACTCGACGGAGCACTTCAAGGACTCCTGCGTCTTGAACAGGGAGACGATGGCGGAACAACGGCAAGCGATGCGGTTCTCCAGGAGTGGCTGGAGGAGCACGGCCGCGATCGAGCAGGGCGTAGAAACAAGGCCAGCCTGCTTCTTGAAGCTCTCGAAGCGCTTGAGCGAGCCGACATCACCACCATTCATGGCTTTTGCCGACGCACCCTGCGACGTCAGGCCCTGGAGAGTGGCAGGAGCCTGGATCTCTCACTCGACGATGACCCTCAGACCCTGGTGGAGGAGGTGGCCCATGACCTTTGGCGAGAACAGGTTCTCACGCTTGACCCCGGGGATGTCGCCGGGCTCCTGCAGACAGGACTGCGGGAGGAAACCCTGACGGCTGAGCTCCTGCGTCTTGATGGCGATTGCGGTGTGTGCATCGCCGAAGACGCCGAGGCCATTAATCCTGAGGACGCTCTGCGGGATGTCTTTCCCCTCTGGCTCAAGCAGCGATGGCTGCACTTCTGCGAGCTGTGGAGCAGCGAAAGCGCTGAACTGGAGCAGTGCCTTCGTGATTGCGCCCAGGAATGGCACAGCCTCGGCTGCAAGGACACGAAGCCTTACAGCCGCAAACCCACAAAGAATCGCGCCGCCCTGCTGAGCAGCTGGCTCGACAGCACTGGCGACACGCAATCGTTACTCATTCGTTACGCAGACGTGCGCAATCAGGCCATTCTTGGCACTTTTTTCCACCCAGGCGTCTTCTCCAAAACAGCCCGCAAATGCGGCGAAACCACCCCAAGCCTGCCTCGACCTGAGCTGATGCAAGCCATCGCTGCGCTCTGGGATGGTCCAGGGGAGCAGACCTGGCGCTATCTGCTCAAGCGCGGTCTGCACGAGATCGATCAACGACGCCAACGTCGCGGAGTGGTGGGTTTCTCCGGCCTGCTGGATGCCCTGAACCCCACGGATCCATCCAGGTCGCAAGCGTGGATCACAGCCCTGCGGACCCGCTACAAGGTTGCATTGATCGACGAATTTCAAGACACCGATCCGCTGCAGTGGAAACTCCTGCACCAGTCCTTTGCCTCCAGCGACCATCTCCTGCTGATGGTGGGCGACCCCAAACAGGCGATCTATCGCTTTCGTGGTGGCGATCTCAACACCTACAAGAGCGCACGCGATCAGGTCGATCGCATCGACGATCTGCTCGACAACCGGCGCACCACACCTCCACTGATGGAGGCCATGAATCGCTTGATGTCTCCAGGACTCAAGCACTCCGAACTGACCGTTCCAGCGGTATCGGCGAAGGCCAGCTGCACCCCTCTGACGCTGCCCGCAGACGAGGCACCGTTGCAGGTCCTCGCGTTCAATCCCGATGATGCCGGCGGCAGCAGGAGCCGGACCGATCTGGAGGCGAGCATCCCCTTCGACGCTGCGGATCTGCTGCTGCAGATCCTGGGCAACGACACCTCCCTTACCCCTGCAGACCTGTGCATTCTTGTCAGTCGCCACCGGCAAGCTGAAGCAATCCGCGACCAGCTCTCAAGGGTGGGGCTGCCCAGCCGCCTGATCAGCCCCGGGGATGTGCTCAGCAGCCGTGGAGCCAGTGAATTGCAATGGTTTCTCGATGGTCTGGCCCGCCCGGCGGACAATGAGCGACTGCGTCGACTGGCGGCAGGAGCCCTGATGCAATGGCCTGCCGACACCCTGGAAGCCTGCGATCGAAACGGGCAACTCGACCTGTTCGCCGCCAAGCTCCAGGCCCTCGCCGATGCCTTGCCTCGGCTCGGACTGATGGGCTGCCTGGCCCAGCTGCTGGAAGGGGAAACCCTGGCAGACCTGTCGACCCGCGGACGTCTCCTGGGAGATCTGCAGCAGTGCGCACGCCTGGTGCAGGACTCCATGCACCGACAGGGGCTCAATGCTGCAGGTGGAGCCGACTGGCTGCGCCGGCAACGCCTGCATCCTCCGGATAACGTGCCGGAGCAGCGTCAGCCGTACAGCGATTTGGCGGCCAGCGCAGTGGCCGTGGTCACGGTGCACCGCAGCAAGGGTCTGCAATATCCCGTGGTGATCTGTCCTTACCTCTGGGAGGCGCCATCTCCTGGCAAAGGGCCCCTGTGGCGTCTTCCCGCAGGTGATCGCTCAGGAAGCTGGAGGGTGGCCCTGAATCCGCACTGGGGAAGCGGCCAAGCAGCCGCCTGCGCCGATGACCTGGACTGCAGGGCGGAGGCCGAACGCCTGGCCTACGTGGCGGTCACCCGCGCTGAACGACATTTGGTGCTCTTTAGTGCCGGTGAAGCCAACCCCAGCGGCAATCCTCTGGATTCCTGGCTGGATGCACTCGTAGGCGATGACGATCCACGAATCAGCGTGCATCACCCCCGTTCCATCCCTCCAAACCTGCGTTGGAGCCCATCGAGAAAACCACAGTCGCTTCAGTGCGGTCCGGTACCGAAGGAAGCCATGGATCGCTCCTGGGGACGCAGCAGCTACTCGGCATGGATTGCCAGTGCCTCCAGCCCACACCAAAGCAATCGCAACAACCCCCTCGAACTTGAGGAAGGCCGGGATGTGGATGCCGGAACCGACGCACCATCCACTCGCGCACCAGACGAGGGGTCATGCGGAGAGCCACTGCCGCGCACTGGCTTTCTCGGTACGTTTCCGCGTGGAGCGTCAGCAGGCGATTGCTTGCACCGGATCCTGGAGCAGATTCCCTTCGATCAGCCGATCGAGCAACCCAGCAACCATGAGCTCGTCGAGCGCGAGCTGAGTCGTTCCGGCCTGGATCTCACATTGAAAGATGACGTTCTCAAGGCCATCAACACGGTGCTCCACTCACCCCTTGGCGGCCCCCTCAGCAGTCTGCGCCTGGCTGATCTCCACAACGGTCGGCGCCTGCATGAACTCAGCTTCGATCTTCCAGTGGCCCATACGGGCAGAGCTGTGCGGGCATCGGCTCTCGCCAGTGCCTTCCGCAGCGACCCCCACCGGCGGTTCGGTGCGGACTATGCCGCTCAGCTGGAGGCCCTGCACATTCACAGCCGGGGCTTCCTCACAGGCTCGATCGATCTGGTGTTCACCGATGGGGATGACCTCACCACCGCCCGCTGGTGGGTCGCCGATTGGAAGAGCAACTGGATCGGCGAGCGGGACGGCGGAGGACAGCCCCTGCATTGCGGCCCACGGCACTACACCCAATCCGCGATGGAGGAGCAGATGTTCCAGCACCACTACCCACTTCAGGCCCACCTTTACCTGGTGGCCCTGCATCGCTTCCTGCAGTGGCGCCTGGTCGACTACTCCCCGGATCGCCATCTCGGTGGCTATGCCTACGTCTTTCTTCGCGGTGTCAGCGAGCGGGGGGGGAGTGGCGTGATCATTGAACCTGCACCGTTGCAGCGGATTGAAAGCCTGAACCAGCTGCTCCAAGGAATCCAGCCATGA
- a CDS encoding ATP-dependent RecD-like DNA helicase, translating to MNRSESAQLSQRLANGVMAMLRRRRPPETDLSPKDQQGLEELVQALTAALSAGETSLSIEDSQRELLERSGWLTDPPQVMVLDGDQLHWRRWHQAMQCLELELIERSHALPSGSRADTMNPPDLGTLNAEQRAAVQAITRHRLVMVSGGPGTGKTSTVQAMLLQAMAEREALRIHLAAPTGKAARRLEEALQSDPQTKGLPCTTLHRLLEARPGGFGRNSRHPLNLDLLVVDEASMVDLNLAQALLAALPQEAQLVLVGDANQLPPIGVGAVWQHLQHPERRHRFGAAAISLHRIYRNRGDLARLGSLLRNAGEEAFWNACNGLDQQANVALQICHDRLIPDTVIQLLRNRLAELARSTVQLSTDSEGQPNPIISAELLSRLDDLIVLCPRRRGPWGVDALHRELLQEDDPAGWPEGLPVLCSENQMDLGLANGDLGLTIGKGASRRFLFRCNDGNAGNLFRLIHPARIRQLEPALALTIHKAQGSEVTNVVVLWPPQDASNASSLLYTAITRARQRLMLYRLAHAVIDGML from the coding sequence ATGAACCGCAGCGAAAGCGCACAACTCAGCCAACGACTCGCCAATGGAGTCATGGCCATGCTCCGCCGCCGCCGTCCACCTGAGACCGACCTCTCACCAAAGGATCAACAGGGGCTCGAAGAGCTCGTTCAGGCACTCACAGCAGCTCTCAGCGCGGGAGAAACCAGTTTGAGCATCGAGGACAGCCAGCGCGAGCTCCTCGAGCGCAGCGGGTGGCTGACTGATCCGCCCCAGGTGATGGTTCTCGATGGCGATCAATTGCACTGGAGGCGATGGCATCAAGCCATGCAGTGCCTGGAGCTGGAACTGATCGAACGCAGTCACGCCCTGCCCAGCGGCAGCCGAGCCGACACCATGAATCCTCCAGATCTTGGGACGCTCAATGCGGAGCAACGGGCCGCCGTCCAAGCCATCACACGCCATCGCCTGGTGATGGTGAGCGGCGGCCCGGGGACGGGGAAGACCAGCACCGTGCAGGCGATGCTGCTCCAGGCCATGGCTGAACGCGAGGCCTTGCGCATCCATCTGGCTGCACCCACCGGCAAGGCAGCCCGACGCCTGGAGGAAGCCCTTCAGAGCGACCCGCAAACCAAGGGCCTGCCCTGCACCACCCTGCACCGCCTCTTGGAAGCGCGCCCAGGGGGCTTCGGCCGTAACAGCCGGCACCCCCTGAATCTTGATTTGCTCGTGGTTGATGAGGCCTCCATGGTGGATCTCAACCTGGCTCAGGCACTGCTGGCAGCCCTGCCTCAAGAGGCACAACTGGTGCTTGTGGGAGACGCCAACCAACTGCCGCCCATCGGCGTTGGAGCGGTTTGGCAACACCTCCAGCACCCAGAACGCAGGCACCGTTTCGGTGCTGCTGCCATCAGCCTGCACCGGATCTATCGCAACAGAGGGGATCTGGCACGGCTGGGGAGCCTGCTGCGCAACGCGGGGGAAGAGGCCTTCTGGAACGCATGCAACGGGCTGGATCAACAGGCAAATGTCGCCCTCCAGATCTGCCATGACCGTCTGATCCCCGACACCGTGATTCAACTCTTGCGAAACCGTCTGGCGGAACTCGCCCGCTCAACGGTCCAGCTGTCCACGGACTCAGAGGGCCAACCCAACCCGATAATCAGCGCAGAACTGCTCAGTCGGCTCGACGATCTCATTGTTCTTTGTCCTCGCCGCCGGGGCCCCTGGGGTGTTGATGCCCTGCATCGGGAGCTGCTCCAGGAGGATGATCCGGCGGGATGGCCTGAAGGTCTGCCGGTGCTGTGCAGTGAAAATCAGATGGATCTAGGACTCGCCAATGGCGACCTGGGTCTCACGATCGGCAAGGGTGCGTCGCGACGGTTTTTATTCCGCTGCAACGACGGCAATGCAGGCAACCTATTCCGCCTGATTCATCCTGCGCGCATCCGCCAGCTGGAGCCAGCTCTGGCCCTCACCATCCACAAGGCGCAGGGAAGTGAGGTCACCAACGTGGTCGTGCTGTGGCCCCCGCAGGATGCGTCGAATGCTTCATCCCTTCTCTACACAGCGATAACCCGTGCACGCCAACGGCTGATGCTGTACCGCCTGGCGCATGCCGTCATTGACGGCATGCTGTGA
- a CDS encoding phosphomannose isomerase type II C-terminal cupin domain — MQAATVQSVSTRVERPWGWYEDLLSGPGYKLKRLLVRQGCRLSLQRHRHRSENWTVVAGSGQLLCDGHSVDATAGSTFHIPCGSIHRAIGGPGDLLIIEVQHGSTLEESDIERLEDDFGRVIN; from the coding sequence ATGCAAGCGGCGACGGTTCAAAGCGTGTCAACACGGGTGGAACGTCCCTGGGGTTGGTATGAAGATCTGCTCTCAGGCCCCGGCTACAAACTCAAGCGACTGCTGGTGCGCCAGGGCTGCAGACTGAGCCTGCAGCGCCATCGCCATCGCAGCGAGAACTGGACCGTGGTGGCTGGATCGGGACAGCTGCTCTGTGATGGCCACTCGGTGGACGCGACGGCAGGAAGCACCTTTCACATTCCCTGCGGCTCGATACACCGCGCCATTGGCGGGCCGGGCGATCTCCTGATCATCGAAGTTCAACACGGGAGCACACTCGAGGAAAGTGATATCGAACGCCTGGAAGATGACTTTGGCCGGGTGATAAATTAG